The following is a genomic window from Brevibacterium limosum.
CACACCGACGCGTGGGCCCGCACCTGTGGCGGCGGCCTGCACTTCGGTTCGCCCGGGCCGATTCGCCTCAAACCCCGGAGACTTCCCGAGCAGCGGGGCGAGCAGGACAGTGAGCGTCGCTGCGTCCTCGAGGGCCTGCCCTCCGCCCTGACCGAGGTTCGGCGTCATCGCATGCGCGGCATCGCCGAGCAGCACGACGCGGCCACGATGGAATCGAGCCAACCGGCGGGAGAGGTCGGAGATCGCGGTGCGGCGGACCTCCTCGGCGGGGGTGGCGGCGATGAGGTCGGCGATGGGGCAGTGCCATCCGGTGAACATCTGCTCGACGGTGGATTTCTCGTCGGCGAAGACAGCGCGCTGCGGCATGTTGGCCACACCGAACCAGTAGACGCGGCCGTCGGCCAGCGGGGCGATGCCGAAGCGGCGTCCGTGCCCGACCGATTCCCCGGCTTCACCGGACAGATCCACCGGCACCGAGGTGATGCCCCGCCACGCGGAGTACCCGGAGTACCGCGGTGCCACCGGCTCTCCGTCGACGGTGGTGCGGGTCCGGCTGTGCAGTCCGTCGGCCCCGATGATGAGGTCGAAGCGCTCCTCTGTCGTCGGCGTCGGATCGGAGTCTGTTGTCGGCGTCGGTGCGGGGAGCTTGTCGGCGTCACCGGTGGCAGGGTCCGCGTTCGACTCCATCGTGCTCGAACTGCCAGCGGACCTGGCCGTGACGGTCAACGTCCCGTCGGTGCCGGTCACGGTCGCCTCGGAGTCGGTGCGCACCGTACCCGGGGCCAGGGCGTCGAGGAGGATGCGGTGGAGGTCGGCACGGTCGACGATGCGCAGTGCACCGACCGAATCGTTGGGCACCCGAGCGATCCAGGCTCCGTCGGCGCGGCGCTGACCTGCGGTGAAACCTTCGACACTGGCGTCGGTCACGGCATCGAACGCCGCGCGCAGACCCAGAGTCTCCAGGGCCGCGAGTCCATTGGCGAAGATCGACAGACCCGAACCTCCGGCTCTGACCTCGGGGGCGCGTTCGAACACGGTCACGTCGGCGCCGGCTCTCTGCAGACCCACGGCCGCCGAGAGTCCGCCGATTCCAGCTCCGATGACGGCGATCTTCACAGTGTCATCGTCGCACGCAGGGCGTCGGCTGGCGAGAGACCGCGGAGGCGGAGCGGAACGGCGGGACTACTGGAGGAACTCCCCACAGGCTTCGGTGAGGAAGTCGCCGGCGACTCCGCCCTCTTCGCCGAGGCTGATGGCGGTCTTCTGAATGCCCCACCACACGCGGGGCGAACCGCCCCACTGCTGCCGGAACTCCTCGCGACGGCCGGGGTCCTCGGCGAGGTCGTCGGCGGCCAAGCCGATGCGGTCCTGAGCGTCATCGGCGGTGCAGCGTTTCTCGTCGTCCGGGCCCTTCGGGTCGAGCTCGGGGATGTCTTCGTCGTCGACGGTCTTGAGCGTGTACGCGGAGTTGCCGATCTCCTCGACGTCGAAGGTGCCGTGGATGAGCAGGAACGGGGAGGCGCCGTCATCGACGTTCTCCGCATCGACGGTGACGCTGACGCTGTCGGGGCTGTCGGCGGTCACGGTCGTCTCGCCGGAGTCGGGGACTTCGGGGTTGCCGGTGTGCACGTAGACCTTGAGGTAGGCCTCGGTCTTCTTCTCGGCCGCCTCGGCGAGACCCTGCCACAGCGGGTCGGTGTCCTTCGCACCGCCGGGGGAGGAGTCGACGATGGACACCTTCGGTGCATCGTCAGGAGTCTCGATCGGGGTGACCTCCTCCTTGCTCACCGAGGGGCGGGGCTGCGGTCGGGTCTCCTCGGGCGTCGACACGCAGGCCGATGTCGTGGCCAGCATCGCGGCGGCGGACAGCAGGGCAAGGGGGCGAAGTCGCATGGTTCCTCGAGGTGTCGTCAGGGGCCGAGTGGTTGCGCTTCCAGCCTAATGCGCACGACCGCCCTCACCCGGGCGGACGCGCGGTGAAGCGGCGAAAGCGATGGGAGGCGTGGGGACAGCCTGCGAGGGCTGCTTGCGCCTTGACTCCGATGCCCTCCGACGCCTCAGCCGCGGCGGGCTGCGGCGATGAGTTCGCGCAGGCTCTGCCGTTGGGCACCTGAGGCATCGAAGTTCGCCTCGTCGAGCCAGGCTTGGTAGGCCGACCGAAGCATCGGCCATTCGCCGTCGATGATCGAGAACCACGCTGTGTCGCGGTTGCGGCCCTTGTACACGAGGTGCTGTCGGAACACTCCTTCGAAAGTGAACCCGAAGCGTTCGGCCGCTGCCTTCGACGGGGCATTGGCGTCATCGCATTTCCACTCGAACCGACGGAAGCCGGAGGCGAAGGCGAGATCGGCGCAGAGGAACAGCGCTTCGGTGGCTGCCCGGGTGCGTCTGAGCGCCGGCCCCCAGAGGATGTGCCCGATCTCCATGACCCCGTTGGCGGCATCGATGCGCATGAGTGCCTGCCGGCCCTCGGCTCGCCCTGTGGATCGGTCGACGACGGCGAAGAAGAGGGGATCGGAACTGGCGGCAGCCTCGGCGATCCAAGCATCGAACTCGCTGCGTTCGGTCTGCGGGGACTGCGGCAGGTAGCGGAAACGCTCCTCGATCCCGACCGGCTCCGACACTGCAGTGAAGAGATCATCGCCGTGCGCGTCGGGATCGACGGGTTCGAGATCGACGCAGCGACCGTGGATGGGTGCTCGTCGAGGCGGCTGTGCGCCCGTGAAGTTCGTGAGGTCGTCGTTCATCGCTGAGTCCTCGTCGTCGGGGGTCATGGTGGGGCGGGCAACCGGAATTCGGTGGTGGGGCGGGCGGGTTTCGGTTCAGTCCTCGCTGCCGTCGAAGCCGGTGGACAGCTCTCGCAGGAGTGTGGCGAGTTTGCGGCTGCCGGCGGGGGTGAGGCCGCTGAGGATCTCCCGCTCCTTCACGAGCAGATCCGCCAGAGCGGAGTCGACGGTGGCGCGGCCGCTGTCGGTGAGGTGGACGAGCACCCCACGTCGATCTCCGGGATCGGGGCGACGCTCCACCCATCCGCGGGCCACGAGGCGGTCGATGCGATTGGTCATGGTGCCGCTCGTGACAAGCGTCTCCTGCAGCAGGGTCGAGGGGGAGAGCTGATAGGGCTCACCGGCTCGGCGGAGGGCGGAGAGCACGTCGAAGGCCCATCCCTCGATTCCGTAATCGGAGAAGCTCGCCTTCCGTGCCAGGTCCAACTGCCTGGCCAGCCGCGAGACTCGGGAGAGGATCTCCATCGGGGAGACGTCGAGATCCGGACGCTCACGTCGCCAGGCTGCGACTATTCGATCCACTTCGTCCATGAATCGATTTTACGTCCATATCAAGAATCTTGACGACAGAGATACTTTTTGACGAGAGATTCCTTACTCTCAGGGTCCGTTTAACCTGCAGGTTTGGATGGACGGGTGCGTTTGGGAATATGGTTGTCCTTGGTTGTTGCATCCGTCAACGAACCTGCAGGGGCCAACCACCCGGCAGCAGAAACGAAGGAAAACACGTGGATCTTTTCGAGTATCAAGCACGTGACCTGTTCGAGAAGCACGGAGTGCCCGTGCTCAAGGCCCAGGTCGCGACGACGCCAGAAGCAGCGAAGAAGGCAGCCGAAGATCTTGGCGGCGGAGTCGTCGTCGTCAAGTCTCAGGTCAAGATCGGCGGCCGTGGAAAGGCCGGCGGTGTCAAGGTCGCCAAGAACCCCGATGAGGCCGAGGCACGCGCCAAGGACATCCTGGGTCTCGACATCAAGGGCCACATCACCGAAAAGGTGATGATCGCCGAAGGTGCCGACATTGCTGAGGAGTACTACTTCTCCGTCCTCCTCGACCGGTCCAACCGCACCTATCTGGCCATGTGCTCGAAGGAAGGCGGCATGGAGATCGAGCAGCTGGCGGTGGAACGCCCCGAGGCGCTCGCCAAGATCCCCGTCTCCGCCATCGACGGAATCAACGATGCCAAGGCAGCTGAAATCGCCGAGGCGGCCGGCTTCGACGCCGACACCGCCGCGAAGATCGCCCCCGTGCTGACCAGCCTGTGGACCGTCTTCGAACAGGAAGACGCCACCCTCGTCGAGGTCAACCCGCTGGTCAAGACCGGTGCCGGTGACATCATCGCGCTCGACGGCAAGGTCTCCCTCGACGACAACGCCGACTTCCGCCACAAGGAGCACGAGGAGCTGCGCGACATCAGCGCAGAGAACCCGCTGGAGCTCAAGGCCAAGAAGCTCGACCTCAACTACGTCAAGCTCGACGGTGAGGTCGGAATCATCGGCAACGGTGCAGGACTGGTCATGTCGACCCTCGACGTCGTCGCCTACGCAGGTGAGAACCACAACGGCGTCAAGCCCGCGAACTTCCTCGACATCGGAGGCGGCGCCTCGGCCGAGGTCATGGCCAACGGTCTCGACGTCATCCTCGGCGATGACCAGGTGAAGTCTGTGTTCGTCAACGTCTTCGGCGGAATCACCGCCTGTGACGCTGTGGCCGACGGCATCGTCAAGGCCCTCGAGATCCTCGGTGATCAGGCCACCAAGCCGCTCGTCGTCCGCCTCGACGGCAACAACGTGGAAGAGGGGCGCGCCATCCTCAAGAAGGCCGCGCACCCGCTCGTCACGCTCACTGACACGATGGACGGTGGAGCCGACAAGGCCGCCGAACTGGCTGCGGCCAAGTAAGGAAAGGTCTTTACAACAATGTCTATCTTTCTGAATTCCGATTCGAAGATCATCGTCCAGGGCATCACCGGCGGAGAGGGCTCGAAGCACACCGCCCGCATGCTCGCAGCCGGATCGAACGTCGTCGGCGGTGTCAACGCCCGCAAGGCCGGCACCACCGTCAAGCACAACGACAAGGACGGCAACGAGGTCGAGCTGCCGGTCTTCGGCTCCGTGGCCGAAGCGATGGAAGCCACCGGTGCCGACGTGTCCGTGGCCTTCGTGCCGCCGGCATTCTCCAAGGACGCCGCGATCGAGGCCATCGACGCGAAGATCGGCCTGCTCGTCATCATCACCGAGGGCATCCCGGTGCAGGACTCGGCGGAGGTCTGGGCTCGTGCGCAGGCCGCCGGAAACGCCACCCGCATCATCGGACCCAACTGCCCGGGCGTCATCTCGCCCGAGGCCTCGCTGGCCGGCATCATCCCGGCCAACATCACGAAGAAGGGCAAGCTGGGCCTCGTCTCGAAGTCCGGCACCCTGACCTACCAGATGATGTACGAGCTTCGTGACCTCGGCTTCTCGACCGCCATCGGCATCGGCGGAGACCCGGTCATCGGCACCACGCACATCGATGCTCTCGAAGCCTTCGAAGCCGACCCGGAGACCGAAGCCATCGTCATGATCGGCGAGATCGGCGGAGACGCCGAAGAGCGTGCCGCCGCCTACATCAAGGACAACGTGTCGAAGCCGGTCGTCGGCTACGTCGCAGGCTTCACCGCTCCCGAGGGCAAGACCATGGGCCATGCCGGCGCCATCGTCTCCGGCTCCTCGGGAACCGCTCAGGCCAAGAAGGAAGCCCTCGAGGCTGCAGGCGTCAAGGTCGGCAAGACCCCGACCGAGACCGCCGAGCTCATGCGCGAACTCCTCGCCTGAGGATTTCGCTGAGGCACCATCTCTGCTGAGGGCGGACCCGCCTCGGCACACTCGCTCAAAGTGCAAGCGTGCAGCATCAATGCTCTGCGCCTGCACTTTGAGCGAGTTGGTGTCTGCAGAAGAGTGCGACGCTGGATACGCAAGCGCGGACCGCACTGCACACGTCGCGGAGCACGTACTAGTCTGAGAATGTGAACTCCCAGACACCTGACCCGAGCGCGCAGTCGACAAACCCCGCGGACATCCTCCCCGACATCGGCACCGGCGCCCCGCCCGTCGACACCAGCCCCGAGGCGCTTCCGCGCAACTTCGGCTCCGACAACTGGGCCGGCGTCCACCCCGAGGTCATCACCGCCATCGCCGAGGCCAACGTCGGCCACACTCCCGGCTACGGAGGCGACCCGTGGACGGCCCGGTTCCACGACATCATGGTCCACCATTTCGGGCCCGATGCCCAGGCGTTCCCCGTCTTCAACGGCACCGGCGCGAACGTGCTCGCTCTGCAGTCGGCGCTGCCGCGGTGGGCCGCAGTGATCACGGCCGCCTCGGCGCATATCAACTACGACGAGACCGGCGCCCCGGAGAAGGTCGGCGGGCTGAAGATCATCGGCGCCGCTACAGAGAACGGCAAACTCACCCCCGAGACCATCAAGTCCGCGATCATCGGCCGCGGTCACGAGCACAACGCGCAGCCGTTGGCCGTGAGCATCTCCCAGTCCACCGAATGGGGCACGACCTACACTCCCGACGAGATCGCCGCGATCACGGCCACCGCCCACGACCTCGACATGATCGTCCACATCGACGGGTCCCGCCTCGGCAACGCCGCGGCCCACCTCGGCGTCGGCCTCGGCGACATCACCACCGCGGTCGGTGTCGACATCGTCAGCCTGGGTGGGACGAAGAACGGCCTCCTCGGCGCCGAGGCGGTCGTCGTCCTGGGCACCGACATCGGCCACGGAATGCGCTTCCTGCGCAAGATGAACCTGCAGCTGGCCTCGAAGATGCGCTTCCTCTCCGCCCAGCTGAACGCGCTCTATGAAGGTGATCTGTGGCGGAACTCGGCCGCTCGGTCGAACGAGATGGCCCAGTATCTCGCTGACAAGCTCGCCGAGGCGGTCGAGCAGGGCCGTGTTCCCGGCGTCGAGATCGTGCAGAAGGTCGAGTCGAACGTCGTGTTCGTCCGCATGCCCGCCGAGGTGGCCGCCCGTGCCCGCCAGACGTTCGCGTTCGCGGACTGGCCCTTGGAGAAGGACATCGTCCGTCTCATGTGCGCCTTCGACACGACGAAGGACGACGTCGATGCCCTCATCGACGCCATCGCCGGGGACTGAGGGCGTTCGGCGGTTATCTCTTCTTCCGCCGGTCGACCTTGACGGAGACGACAGGGACCTCGGAATCGAGGATGATGCGCTGGGCTGTCGAGCCCATGATGAGCTTGCCGACAGGGGAGCGGCGACGCGAACCGATGACGATCATGCGAGTGTCCTCGGTCGCCTCGGCCAGCGCCAGGAGCTCTTCGACGGGATCATTGCCGCGGAGGAACTGGAGGATCTCGTGCGAGACCTCGGAGCTCTGCAGCGTCTCTTTGAGCTCTT
Proteins encoded in this region:
- a CDS encoding MarR family winged helix-turn-helix transcriptional regulator, whose translation is MDEVDRIVAAWRRERPDLDVSPMEILSRVSRLARQLDLARKASFSDYGIEGWAFDVLSALRRAGEPYQLSPSTLLQETLVTSGTMTNRIDRLVARGWVERRPDPGDRRGVLVHLTDSGRATVDSALADLLVKEREILSGLTPAGSRKLATLLRELSTGFDGSED
- the sucC gene encoding ADP-forming succinate--CoA ligase subunit beta; translated protein: MDLFEYQARDLFEKHGVPVLKAQVATTPEAAKKAAEDLGGGVVVVKSQVKIGGRGKAGGVKVAKNPDEAEARAKDILGLDIKGHITEKVMIAEGADIAEEYYFSVLLDRSNRTYLAMCSKEGGMEIEQLAVERPEALAKIPVSAIDGINDAKAAEIAEAAGFDADTAAKIAPVLTSLWTVFEQEDATLVEVNPLVKTGAGDIIALDGKVSLDDNADFRHKEHEELRDISAENPLELKAKKLDLNYVKLDGEVGIIGNGAGLVMSTLDVVAYAGENHNGVKPANFLDIGGGASAEVMANGLDVILGDDQVKSVFVNVFGGITACDAVADGIVKALEILGDQATKPLVVRLDGNNVEEGRAILKKAAHPLVTLTDTMDGGADKAAELAAAK
- a CDS encoding threonine aldolase family protein, encoding MNSQTPDPSAQSTNPADILPDIGTGAPPVDTSPEALPRNFGSDNWAGVHPEVITAIAEANVGHTPGYGGDPWTARFHDIMVHHFGPDAQAFPVFNGTGANVLALQSALPRWAAVITAASAHINYDETGAPEKVGGLKIIGAATENGKLTPETIKSAIIGRGHEHNAQPLAVSISQSTEWGTTYTPDEIAAITATAHDLDMIVHIDGSRLGNAAAHLGVGLGDITTAVGVDIVSLGGTKNGLLGAEAVVVLGTDIGHGMRFLRKMNLQLASKMRFLSAQLNALYEGDLWRNSAARSNEMAQYLADKLAEAVEQGRVPGVEIVQKVESNVVFVRMPAEVAARARQTFAFADWPLEKDIVRLMCAFDTTKDDVDALIDAIAGD
- a CDS encoding GNAT family N-acetyltransferase, which gives rise to MNDDLTNFTGAQPPRRAPIHGRCVDLEPVDPDAHGDDLFTAVSEPVGIEERFRYLPQSPQTERSEFDAWIAEAAASSDPLFFAVVDRSTGRAEGRQALMRIDAANGVMEIGHILWGPALRRTRAATEALFLCADLAFASGFRRFEWKCDDANAPSKAAAERFGFTFEGVFRQHLVYKGRNRDTAWFSIIDGEWPMLRSAYQAWLDEANFDASGAQRQSLRELIAAARRG
- the sucD gene encoding succinate--CoA ligase subunit alpha: MSIFLNSDSKIIVQGITGGEGSKHTARMLAAGSNVVGGVNARKAGTTVKHNDKDGNEVELPVFGSVAEAMEATGADVSVAFVPPAFSKDAAIEAIDAKIGLLVIITEGIPVQDSAEVWARAQAAGNATRIIGPNCPGVISPEASLAGIIPANITKKGKLGLVSKSGTLTYQMMYELRDLGFSTAIGIGGDPVIGTTHIDALEAFEADPETEAIVMIGEIGGDAEERAAAYIKDNVSKPVVGYVAGFTAPEGKTMGHAGAIVSGSSGTAQAKKEALEAAGVKVGKTPTETAELMRELLA
- a CDS encoding FAD-dependent oxidoreductase, which gives rise to MKIAVIGAGIGGLSAAVGLQRAGADVTVFERAPEVRAGGSGLSIFANGLAALETLGLRAAFDAVTDASVEGFTAGQRRADGAWIARVPNDSVGALRIVDRADLHRILLDALAPGTVRTDSEATVTGTDGTLTVTARSAGSSSTMESNADPATGDADKLPAPTPTTDSDPTPTTEERFDLIIGADGLHSRTRTTVDGEPVAPRYSGYSAWRGITSVPVDLSGEAGESVGHGRRFGIAPLADGRVYWFGVANMPQRAVFADEKSTVEQMFTGWHCPIADLIAATPAEEVRRTAISDLSRRLARFHRGRVVLLGDAAHAMTPNLGQGGGQALEDAATLTVLLAPLLGKSPGFEANRPGRTEVQAAATGAGPRVGVNPDHNAGPIASAPPDLAAALGRFDALRRPRTQSIAQKSRLMGQVFQLESPLLAGLRNAVFSAVPPRVIAAQAASVQRWSPPPA
- a CDS encoding universal stress protein, whose translation is MTILVGYSPSPEGKAAVEFGIEQARAFDDVLVVLNAGIGETPDERGVATSKDIEELKETLQSSEVSHEILQFLRGNDPVEELLALAEATEDTRMIVIGSRRRSPVGKLIMGSTAQRIILDSEVPVVSVKVDRRKKR